One genomic segment of Streptomyces niveus includes these proteins:
- a CDS encoding TetR/AcrR family transcriptional regulator — MTERKPRKDAARNRAAVLAAADDLFARGANPESVTMADIAVAAGVGKATLFRAFGDRTGLIRTLYQARLEPIREAIEEGPPPLGPGTPPLQRVPALLDAVLCFKLDNRHLALALEEAGSDSPYRAEHYRRWHGTLRAVLEQIPGLTDGAFTAHALLAATRADLVEHLVGEHTPRERMRADLAAFTARVLGGGGRATV; from the coding sequence ATGACCGAGCGCAAGCCCCGCAAGGACGCGGCCCGCAACCGTGCCGCCGTCCTCGCGGCGGCCGACGACCTCTTCGCCCGCGGCGCGAACCCCGAGTCCGTCACCATGGCCGACATCGCGGTCGCGGCCGGCGTCGGCAAGGCGACCCTCTTCCGCGCCTTCGGCGACCGCACCGGCCTCATTCGGACGCTGTACCAGGCGCGGCTCGAACCGATCAGGGAGGCGATCGAGGAGGGGCCGCCGCCGCTGGGGCCCGGCACCCCGCCGCTCCAGCGCGTCCCCGCCCTCCTCGACGCCGTCCTCTGCTTCAAGCTCGACAATCGCCATCTCGCCCTGGCGCTGGAGGAGGCGGGCAGCGACAGCCCCTACCGCGCCGAGCACTACCGGCGGTGGCACGGCACGCTCCGGGCCGTACTGGAGCAGATCCCCGGTCTCACCGACGGCGCCTTCACCGCTCACGCGCTGCTCGCCGCCACCCGCGCCGACCTCGTGGAACACCTCGTTGGTGAGCACACGCCCCGCGAGCGGATGAGGGCGGACCTGGCGGCCTTCACGGCCAGAGTCCTGGGCGGCGGGGGCCGAGCCACTGTCTGA
- a CDS encoding nuclear transport factor 2 family protein, whose amino-acid sequence MPTNTSKDTAPADLYRHGLRLLLDKDITGWVDLWDDEGVFEFPFAPAGWPKRLEGKAAVGDYMRGYPDHIDLHDFPSVEIHRTTAAETIVVEMRGVGRLVETGGPFDMTYIAVVTFRNGLITHYRDYWNPLAVQDPASDFTRKS is encoded by the coding sequence ATGCCCACGAACACGAGCAAGGACACGGCCCCGGCGGACCTGTACCGCCACGGTCTGCGGCTGCTGCTGGACAAGGACATCACCGGGTGGGTCGACCTCTGGGACGACGAGGGAGTGTTCGAGTTCCCGTTCGCTCCCGCGGGTTGGCCGAAGCGGCTGGAGGGCAAGGCCGCGGTCGGTGACTACATGCGCGGATATCCCGACCACATCGACCTCCACGACTTCCCCTCCGTGGAGATCCACCGGACCACCGCCGCGGAGACCATCGTGGTCGAGATGCGCGGCGTGGGGCGTCTGGTGGAGACCGGCGGGCCCTTCGACATGACCTACATCGCCGTGGTGACCTTCAGGAACGGCCTGATCACCCACTACCGCGACTACTGGAACCCCCTCGCCGTCCAGGACCCCGCGAGCGACTTCACGAGGAAGAGCTGA
- a CDS encoding NAD(P)H-binding protein: MTTPGTTLVIGATGTTGSRVASRLAAGGHRAKAAGRRASTVAGARSVRFDWADPTTFDEALSGTDRVYLVPPIGSSEPAAVMLPFLERARTAGVRRAVLLSSSAIPAGGPATGRIHEALPGLFDEWAVLRPSWFMQNFTGGHPHARSIRADGTVSTATGAGRVGFVDADDIAAVAVHALTDDRAPNTDLVITGPQALSYGDIAAVVTEVTGRPVTHRQLSYEQMRDHLASAMPVEFAAMLAGLDRAIAEGSEDRTTDTVHRLTGRPPGTFRAFAERELTATAPN; the protein is encoded by the coding sequence ATGACCACTCCCGGCACGACCCTGGTCATCGGGGCCACCGGTACCACCGGAAGCCGCGTCGCCTCCCGGCTCGCCGCGGGCGGGCACCGCGCCAAGGCCGCCGGCCGACGCGCGAGCACCGTGGCCGGCGCGCGGTCCGTCCGCTTCGACTGGGCCGACCCCACGACATTCGACGAAGCCCTGAGCGGCACGGACCGGGTCTATCTCGTACCGCCGATCGGCTCCTCGGAGCCGGCCGCCGTCATGCTGCCCTTCCTGGAGCGGGCCCGTACGGCCGGTGTGCGCCGCGCGGTGCTGCTCAGCTCGTCGGCGATCCCCGCAGGCGGCCCGGCCACGGGGCGGATCCACGAGGCGCTGCCCGGTCTGTTCGACGAATGGGCGGTGCTGCGGCCCTCGTGGTTCATGCAGAACTTCACCGGCGGCCACCCGCACGCGCGGAGCATCCGGGCGGACGGGACCGTGTCGACGGCGACCGGTGCGGGCCGGGTGGGATTCGTCGACGCGGACGACATCGCCGCCGTGGCCGTACACGCGCTGACCGACGACCGGGCCCCGAACACCGATCTGGTCATCACCGGCCCGCAGGCGCTGAGTTACGGCGACATCGCCGCCGTCGTCACCGAGGTCACGGGCCGGCCGGTCACCCACCGGCAGCTGTCGTACGAGCAGATGCGTGACCACCTGGCGTCCGCGATGCCCGTCGAGTTCGCCGCGATGCTCGCCGGCCTGGACCGCGCGATCGCCGAGGGCTCCGAGGACCGCACCACCGACACGGTCCACCGGCTGACGGGCCGCCCGCCGGGCACCTTCCGCGCTTTCGCGGAGCGGGAGTTGACCGCGACCGCGCCGAACTGA